Proteins encoded by one window of Enterobacter hormaechei subsp. xiangfangensis:
- the sapA gene encoding ABC transporter substrate-binding protein SapA yields the protein MRLVLSSLFALGLFSNLAFAAPDRAVPPDIRESGFVYCVSGQVDTFNPQKAGSGLIVDTLAAQLYDRLLDVDPYTYRLVPELAESWEVLDNGATYRFRLRDDVAFQHTPWFTPTRKLNADDVVFTFQRIFNRNHPWHNVNGGNFPYFDSLQFADSVKSVRKLDNRTVEFRLTRPDASFLWHLATHYASVMSAEYADQLTKKDRQERLDREPVGTGPFQLAEYRAGQYIRLQRHDRFWRGKPLMPQVIVDLGSGGTGRLSKLLTGECDVLAWPAASQLTILRDDPRLRLTLRPGMNIAYLAFNTDKPPLNNPAVRHALALAINNQRLMQSIYYGTAETAASILPRASWAYDGEAKITEYNPAKAREQLKALGAENLTLQLWVPTSSQAWNPSPLKTAELLQADMAQVGVKVIIVPVEGRFQEARLMDMNHDLTLAGWSTDSNDPDSFFRPLLSCAAINSQTNYAHWCNREFDAVLQKALASQQLASRIEAYDEAQNILARELPVLPLASSLRLQAYRYDIKGLVLSPFGNASFAGVTREKEQEVKKP from the coding sequence ATGCGCCTGGTTTTATCGTCCCTGTTTGCACTCGGTCTGTTCAGCAATCTGGCCTTTGCTGCGCCCGATCGCGCTGTGCCCCCTGATATCCGAGAGAGTGGTTTCGTCTATTGCGTCAGCGGGCAAGTTGATACCTTTAACCCACAAAAAGCGGGGAGCGGCCTGATTGTTGATACGCTGGCCGCACAGCTCTACGATCGCCTGCTCGACGTCGATCCTTATACCTATCGGCTGGTTCCGGAGCTTGCTGAAAGTTGGGAAGTGCTTGATAACGGCGCTACATACCGCTTTCGTCTACGCGATGATGTCGCCTTTCAGCACACCCCGTGGTTTACGCCAACCCGTAAACTCAACGCGGATGACGTGGTTTTCACCTTCCAGCGCATATTCAACCGCAATCATCCGTGGCATAACGTTAATGGCGGGAACTTCCCCTATTTCGACAGTCTGCAATTCGCGGACTCGGTCAAAAGCGTTCGTAAGCTGGATAACCGCACGGTTGAGTTTCGCCTGACGCGCCCGGACGCCTCCTTCCTCTGGCATCTGGCGACGCACTACGCCTCGGTCATGTCAGCCGAATACGCAGATCAGCTGACGAAAAAGGATCGTCAGGAACGTCTCGATCGTGAGCCTGTGGGCACAGGTCCGTTCCAGTTAGCAGAGTACCGCGCCGGACAATACATTCGCCTGCAACGCCACGATCGTTTCTGGCGCGGCAAACCGCTGATGCCGCAGGTCATTGTCGATCTGGGTTCAGGTGGAACAGGCCGACTCTCCAAACTGCTGACCGGCGAGTGCGACGTGCTTGCCTGGCCTGCGGCCAGCCAGTTGACCATTTTGCGCGACGACCCACGCCTGCGCCTGACACTGCGCCCGGGAATGAACATCGCTTATCTGGCGTTTAACACCGATAAGCCGCCGCTGAATAATCCGGCCGTGCGCCATGCGCTGGCGTTAGCGATCAACAATCAGCGTCTGATGCAGTCGATTTACTACGGGACCGCGGAAACCGCCGCCTCTATTCTTCCGCGCGCCTCCTGGGCCTATGACGGCGAGGCGAAGATTACCGAATATAATCCGGCGAAAGCGCGCGAACAGCTTAAAGCGCTGGGGGCAGAAAACCTGACGCTACAGCTGTGGGTGCCCACCAGCTCTCAGGCGTGGAACCCCAGCCCGCTTAAAACGGCTGAGCTGTTGCAGGCTGATATGGCGCAGGTGGGCGTTAAGGTGATCATCGTGCCTGTCGAAGGCCGTTTCCAGGAGGCGCGTCTGATGGACATGAATCACGACTTAACGCTGGCTGGCTGGTCCACCGACAGTAACGACCCGGACAGCTTCTTCCGTCCTCTGCTGAGCTGTGCGGCAATCAACTCCCAGACCAACTACGCCCACTGGTGTAACCGGGAATTTGATGCCGTGCTGCAAAAAGCGTTGGCGTCTCAACAGCTTGCCTCACGCATTGAGGCCTATGATGAAGCGCAAAATATTCTGGCCAGAGAACTTCCCGTGTTGCCGCTTGCCTCTTCCCTGCGCCTCCAGGCCTACCGTTACGATATTAAAGGGCTGGTACTCAGCCCGTTTGGTAACGCCTCCTTCGCGGGCGTCACCCGTGAGAAAGAACAAGAGGTGAAGAAACCATGA